In the Mytilus galloprovincialis chromosome 10, xbMytGall1.hap1.1, whole genome shotgun sequence genome, one interval contains:
- the LOC143049182 gene encoding uncharacterized protein LOC143049182 has product MIYTVLLCCMVGQYFAATTMNPTTKHHAHHHTGTHPTHAHRTHPTVEHPVSDSFVFRYDPNMHLMLASQRHKCFIYTMNGQESTEVHTPHGLRELEKSIITIIDDTSRTFSTMSRDAIMAASKTFAHQCNKNGTTTFKLN; this is encoded by the exons TATTTTGCTGCAACAACCATGAACCCTACCACAAAACATCACGCACACCACCATACTGGTACTCATCCAACGCATGCGCATCGTACTCACCCAACAGTGGAACATCCCGTATCTGATTCGTTTGTATTCAGATATGATCCAAATATG cacTTGATGCTTGCATCTCAACGCCATAAATGTTTCATCTACACAATGAATGGGCAGGAATCTACAGAAGTACACACTCCACACGGTCTTCGTGAACTTGAG aaatcgATCATCACTATCATAGATGATACATCAAGAACATTTAGTACCATGTCACGTGATGCCATAATGGCCGCCAGTAAAACATTTGCACATCAATGCAACAAAAATGGAACAACAacatttaaattgaattaa